The proteins below come from a single Paracoccus sp. SCSIO 75233 genomic window:
- the pgeF gene encoding peptidoglycan editing factor PgeF gives MKLMLEILTHDLLGGVRHGFFTRKGGASSGVFAGLNCGRGSGDQRDVVATNRDRVAEAMGVGPERLAGVHQVHSAEVVVVTEHDDISQINENRADAMVSTVPGVALSVLTADCQPVLFADSENGVIGAAHAGWKGALAGVLEATAEAMRGLGAENIRAVIGPSISQRAYEVGWDFMEEFTAEEPEYARFFAGGPAGKPMFDLPGFGLTKLREAGVEAAWTGHCTYSDAERFFSYRRSTHNGEPDYGRLISAITI, from the coding sequence ATGAAACTTATGCTTGAAATCCTGACGCATGATCTGCTGGGCGGGGTCCGGCATGGCTTCTTCACGCGCAAGGGCGGGGCGAGTTCCGGTGTTTTTGCCGGGCTGAATTGCGGTCGCGGATCGGGTGACCAGCGTGATGTCGTAGCCACCAACCGGGATCGTGTGGCCGAGGCAATGGGCGTCGGGCCGGAGCGGCTGGCCGGTGTGCATCAGGTTCATTCCGCCGAGGTGGTGGTCGTCACCGAGCATGACGATATCAGCCAAATCAATGAGAACCGCGCCGATGCGATGGTCTCAACCGTGCCGGGCGTCGCGCTTTCGGTGCTGACGGCGGATTGCCAGCCGGTGCTGTTCGCGGACTCGGAAAACGGCGTGATCGGCGCGGCTCATGCGGGCTGGAAAGGCGCGCTGGCGGGGGTTCTGGAGGCCACGGCGGAGGCGATGCGGGGCCTGGGCGCGGAGAATATCAGGGCCGTGATCGGGCCGTCGATTTCGCAAAGGGCTTATGAGGTCGGCTGGGACTTCATGGAGGAATTCACTGCCGAGGAGCCTGAATATGCGAGATTTTTCGCAGGCGGCCCGGCGGGAAAGCCGATGTTCGACCTGCCCGGATTCGGGTTGACGAAACTGCGCGAAGCGGGGGTCGAGGCGGCGTGGACCGGACATTGCACCTATTCCGACGCGGAACGCTTCTTCTCCTACCGCCGTAGCACGCATAATGGGGAGCCGGATTACGGTCGGCTTATATCTGCGATCACGATCTGA
- a CDS encoding class I SAM-dependent methyltransferase encodes MTPLYPLITDEIRRSGPISVARYMELCLLHPDYGYYATRDPFGAAGDFTTAPEISQMFGELLGLCLAQGWLDQGRPAPFALTEIGPGRGTLMADLWRAIRVVPGMQDAAEPIMVEASAHLREVQRTRIDGVMHIDDVSDLPQKPLFLIANEFFDALPIQQFQRGKDGWAERLIGLQDGRLAFGLGPVMPLDLPGQEGEVVERCPAGPAIAGEIAERIAAHGGVALIVDYGGWNGRGDTFQALSQHRPVDPLAAPGEADLTAHVDFAPLAAAAVQAGCEVGFTNQGQLLQTLGIAARAEKLAAAGDKGALIAARRLTDADEMGELFRVLAIWPRGAEAPAGFVRIGGAAAGKDETYA; translated from the coding sequence ATGACGCCGCTTTATCCGCTGATCACGGATGAAATCCGCCGCAGCGGGCCGATCTCGGTCGCGCGCTATATGGAGCTTTGTCTGCTGCATCCCGATTATGGCTACTACGCGACCCGGGACCCGTTCGGCGCGGCAGGGGATTTCACCACGGCGCCGGAGATCAGCCAGATGTTCGGCGAGTTGCTGGGCCTGTGTCTGGCGCAAGGATGGCTGGATCAGGGTCGGCCTGCGCCCTTTGCCCTGACCGAGATCGGGCCGGGTCGCGGGACGCTCATGGCCGATCTGTGGCGCGCCATCCGGGTTGTGCCGGGGATGCAGGACGCGGCAGAGCCAATCATGGTCGAGGCCTCGGCGCATCTGCGGGAGGTGCAGCGGACGCGGATCGACGGCGTCATGCATATAGATGATGTCAGCGACCTGCCGCAGAAGCCGCTTTTCCTGATCGCGAATGAGTTCTTCGACGCCCTGCCGATCCAGCAGTTTCAGCGCGGCAAAGATGGCTGGGCGGAGCGGTTGATCGGGCTTCAGGACGGGCGGCTGGCCTTTGGGCTGGGGCCGGTCATGCCGCTCGACCTGCCCGGACAGGAGGGCGAGGTGGTGGAGCGATGCCCGGCTGGCCCTGCGATTGCAGGCGAAATCGCCGAGCGGATCGCGGCGCATGGCGGCGTGGCGCTGATTGTCGATTACGGCGGCTGGAACGGGCGCGGAGACACGTTTCAGGCGCTGTCGCAGCACCGACCCGTTGATCCGCTGGCAGCCCCGGGGGAGGCGGATCTGACCGCGCATGTGGATTTCGCCCCGCTTGCTGCGGCGGCGGTTCAGGCTGGCTGCGAGGTCGGTTTTACAAATCAGGGCCAGCTATTACAGACGCTCGGTATTGCGGCGAGGGCCGAAAAACTTGCCGCTGCCGGTGATAAAGGCGCCCTCATCGCCGCGAGACGCTTGACCGATGCGGATGAAATGGGAGAGTTGTTTAGGGTGTTGGCGATTTGGCCGCGGGGGGCGGAGGCGCCTGCGGGGTTTGTCCGGATTGGCGGTGCAGCGGCGGGGAAAGATGAAACTTATGCTTGA
- the lgt gene encoding prolipoprotein diacylglyceryl transferase has product MIPFPDISPEIFTISLGEFQFSLRWYAMAYLAGLVLGAWAVWRLMKSDRIWGDAAPMEAAKVEELLTWIVAGVVIGGRLGFVLFYQPGYYLANPLQILKVWEGGMAFHGGFLGVVIAAWWWARRNDVEPLRLADALAVVAPIGLFFGRIANFINAELWGRPTDLPWGVIFPGDAAQNCPGVEGLCARHPSQLYEAGLEGLLLGLVLWLLVSRGGLRRPGLALGVFLSGYALARIFVEFFRVADAQFITPDNPLGRVALGLSMGQLLSLPMLLLGLFFIYRAMSRPPR; this is encoded by the coding sequence ATGATACCGTTTCCCGACATCTCACCGGAAATCTTCACAATTTCACTGGGAGAGTTCCAGTTTTCACTGCGCTGGTACGCAATGGCCTATCTGGCCGGGCTCGTTCTGGGGGCATGGGCGGTCTGGCGGCTGATGAAGTCCGACCGCATCTGGGGCGACGCTGCCCCGATGGAGGCGGCGAAGGTCGAGGAATTGCTGACCTGGATCGTGGCCGGCGTGGTGATCGGCGGGCGGCTTGGCTTCGTGCTGTTCTATCAGCCGGGTTATTATCTGGCCAATCCGCTGCAAATCCTGAAGGTCTGGGAAGGCGGCATGGCCTTCCACGGCGGGTTTCTGGGCGTGGTCATCGCCGCATGGTGGTGGGCGCGGCGCAATGATGTCGAACCCTTGCGGTTGGCTGACGCGCTTGCCGTGGTCGCGCCGATCGGGCTTTTCTTTGGCCGGATTGCCAATTTCATCAATGCAGAGCTTTGGGGCCGTCCGACCGATCTGCCGTGGGGCGTGATCTTTCCGGGCGATGCGGCGCAGAATTGTCCGGGCGTTGAAGGGCTGTGCGCCCGTCATCCCAGCCAGCTTTATGAGGCCGGTCTGGAAGGGCTTCTTCTGGGGCTGGTCTTGTGGCTGCTGGTGTCCCGTGGCGGTCTTCGCAGGCCCGGTCTGGCGCTTGGCGTATTCCTGTCAGGTTACGCGCTCGCGCGGATCTTCGTGGAGTTCTTCCGGGTCGCGGATGCGCAGTTCATCACCCCGGACAACCCGCTGGGCCGGGTCGCGCTTGGGCTGAGCATGGGGCAGCTTTTGTCCCTGCCAATGCTGCTTCTGGGGCTGTTCTTCATCTATCGCGCGATGTCGCGACCGCCGAGATGA
- a CDS encoding accessory factor UbiK family protein: MSTQNKFFDDMSKMMTNAMGVAQGAKDEAETAFNSWIDRWLAERNLVTREEFDAVRDMAIKARTENAELKARLDALEAGRGRDQG; the protein is encoded by the coding sequence ATGTCCACGCAAAACAAGTTCTTCGACGATATGTCGAAGATGATGACGAACGCCATGGGTGTGGCGCAGGGTGCGAAGGACGAGGCGGAAACTGCCTTCAATTCCTGGATCGACCGCTGGCTGGCCGAGCGTAACCTTGTCACCCGCGAGGAATTCGACGCGGTGCGCGACATGGCGATCAAGGCGCGGACGGAAAATGCCGAACTCAAGGCCCGTCTGGATGCGCTTGAGGCCGGACGCGGCCGCGATCAGGGCTGA
- a CDS encoding DUF6476 family protein, with protein MQSDIDHKQGRGEGQMPGHDDAPVPHLRFLKLLVGGMAVAMVLGLAAIVAILWIRLNTPDLPDLPDAVTLPEGAEPAAVTFAGQRLIVVTDAGEVLVYDESGTLSQQIRLDQP; from the coding sequence ATGCAAAGCGACATAGATCATAAGCAGGGGCGGGGCGAGGGCCAGATGCCGGGGCACGACGATGCGCCGGTGCCGCATCTGCGCTTCCTCAAGCTGCTGGTCGGCGGGATGGCCGTTGCAATGGTACTGGGCCTCGCCGCCATCGTCGCAATCCTGTGGATACGCCTGAACACCCCCGACCTGCCCGATCTGCCCGACGCGGTCACGCTGCCCGAGGGCGCGGAACCCGCCGCCGTGACCTTTGCAGGCCAGCGGCTGATCGTTGTGACCGATGCGGGGGAGGTTCTTGTTTACGACGAAAGCGGCACCCTGAGCCAGCAGATCAGGCTGGATCAGCCCTGA
- a CDS encoding RluA family pseudouridine synthase: MAELILTIPDGVTGRLDKALADLAPEEAALSRSRLARLIADGTVSGPAGQVDSAKHKVAPGEVYRVTLPEPAPVETLPQDIPLNIAYEDDDLIVIDKPAGMVVHPAPGSPDGTLVNALLHHCAGSLSGIGGEARPGIVHRIDKDTSGLLVAAKSDRAHQGLAAQFEAHSADRAYLALAHGIIDAGDARLRGTRGVSFEPGGVLKIASRLDRHPSDRQRQAVYFEGERGRHAITRARMLESFGTPPAAMLVECRLETGRTHQIRVHMAHAGLGLIGDPVYGGSRKASTRALGAAAQHVQAFPRQALHAARLGFEHPIDGAHLEFTSPLPADMQALLQELRGTSPSAPR, translated from the coding sequence ATGGCTGAACTGATCCTGACAATTCCCGACGGCGTGACTGGACGCCTTGATAAGGCGCTTGCCGATCTTGCGCCAGAGGAGGCGGCGCTGTCACGCTCCCGCCTCGCGCGGCTGATTGCGGATGGAACCGTGTCCGGGCCTGCAGGTCAGGTGGACAGTGCCAAGCACAAGGTCGCGCCGGGTGAGGTCTATCGCGTCACCCTGCCCGAACCCGCGCCGGTGGAGACGCTGCCGCAGGATATTCCGCTGAACATCGCCTATGAGGATGACGATCTGATCGTGATCGACAAGCCCGCCGGGATGGTGGTCCATCCCGCCCCGGGCAGCCCCGACGGCACGCTGGTCAACGCGCTGCTGCATCACTGCGCGGGCAGCCTGTCGGGCATCGGCGGCGAGGCGCGGCCGGGGATCGTGCATCGGATCGACAAGGACACCTCCGGCCTGCTGGTCGCGGCGAAGTCGGACCGGGCGCATCAGGGACTGGCCGCGCAGTTCGAGGCGCATAGTGCCGACCGCGCCTATCTGGCGCTGGCGCATGGGATCATCGACGCGGGCGATGCGCGGCTGCGCGGCACCCGCGGGGTCAGCTTCGAGCCGGGCGGGGTGCTGAAGATCGCCTCCCGCCTCGACCGGCACCCAAGCGACCGCCAGCGTCAGGCGGTTTATTTCGAGGGTGAGCGGGGACGTCATGCGATCACCCGCGCCCGGATGCTGGAGAGCTTCGGCACGCCACCCGCTGCGATGCTTGTCGAGTGCCGGCTGGAGACGGGCCGGACCCATCAGATCCGCGTGCATATGGCGCATGCGGGGCTTGGGCTGATCGGCGATCCGGTCTATGGTGGATCGCGCAAGGCCTCCACGCGCGCCCTTGGTGCAGCGGCCCAGCATGTACAGGCGTTTCCGCGTCAGGCCCTGCACGCCGCCCGACTCGGTTTTGAGCACCCGATTGACGGCGCGCATCTGGAATTCACTTCACCGCTGCCTGCCGATATGCAGGCATTGTTACAAGAGCTGCGCGGAACCAGCCCCTCAGCCCCGCGTTGA
- the rpoH gene encoding RNA polymerase sigma factor RpoH, translating to MANYTNLPAPSPEQGMNRYLQEIRKFPLLEPEEEYMLAKAWTDHEDSEAAHKLVTSHLRLAAKIAMGYRGYGLPQAEVISEANVGLMQAVKRFDPEKGFRLATYAMWWIRASIQEYILRSWSLVKMGTTSGQKKLFFNLRKAKNRIGALEEGDLRPENVTRIADDLNVTEQEVIDMNRRMAGSDASLNATVGSADGDSTAQWQDWLEDEDADQAGAYAEADELNLRREMLVQAMDVLNDREKDILMERRLRDDPLTLEELSGRYNVSRERIRQIEVRAFEKLQDRMRDLARDKGMAIATDD from the coding sequence ATGGCCAATTACACAAACCTTCCCGCCCCCAGCCCCGAACAGGGGATGAACCGCTACCTTCAGGAAATCCGGAAGTTCCCGCTTCTGGAACCGGAGGAGGAGTACATGCTGGCAAAGGCGTGGACCGATCATGAGGACAGCGAGGCGGCGCATAAGCTTGTGACCTCTCACCTGCGGCTGGCGGCAAAGATCGCCATGGGTTATCGCGGTTACGGTCTGCCGCAGGCCGAGGTGATCTCGGAGGCGAATGTCGGGCTTATGCAGGCCGTGAAACGGTTCGACCCGGAGAAAGGTTTCCGGCTGGCGACCTATGCGATGTGGTGGATCCGCGCCTCGATCCAGGAATATATCCTGCGTTCGTGGTCGCTGGTGAAGATGGGTACGACCTCGGGGCAGAAGAAACTGTTCTTCAACCTGCGCAAGGCCAAGAACCGGATCGGCGCGCTTGAGGAAGGCGATCTTCGTCCTGAAAACGTCACCCGGATCGCGGACGATCTGAATGTGACGGAACAGGAAGTCATCGACATGAACCGCCGGATGGCCGGTTCGGATGCCTCGCTGAATGCGACGGTCGGCTCCGCTGATGGCGATTCGACGGCGCAGTGGCAGGACTGGCTGGAGGACGAGGACGCCGATCAGGCGGGGGCCTATGCCGAAGCTGATGAACTTAACCTGCGGCGCGAAATGCTGGTTCAGGCCATGGATGTGCTGAACGACCGTGAGAAGGACATTCTTATGGAACGCCGCTTGCGCGACGACCCCCTGACACTGGAAGAGCTGTCGGGCCGCTACAATGTCTCGCGCGAGCGTATCCGCCAGATCGAGGTGCGTGCGTTCGAGAAGTTGCAGGACCGGATGCGCGACCTTGCCCGCGACAAAGGAATGGCTATCGCGACGGATGATTGA
- a CDS encoding SPOR domain-containing protein — protein MFLRNGHSWTARMDDYDMPICGFPPSLVANAGAEDVGDEPDGLADVIAEAEREIAAALYDGPEPAVVADDAEPRPSEKRDRRKTTGTAQRQAVLKGLTAEITEAIEVAKAVEIRPALPGSADRLCGLLGLQAAGSGHGLGFTDPTGGFCAGGEAMPSDGLSSFAAAAARPQGMREVKRISPNLAAAAPSAVRRPPVKPGVSDRRRVSKGNATDNRNTHRRTARIAPPETVERIPAHARYIQIGRFEAAGVRIAANALMKLGYPVVRQRIDDPEEKRAVMAGPFQSRERLIAALNRLRRAGYRNAVAR, from the coding sequence GTGTTCCTTCGCAACGGTCATAGCTGGACCGCGCGGATGGACGACTACGACATGCCGATCTGCGGCTTTCCGCCGAGCCTGGTCGCGAACGCCGGAGCGGAAGATGTCGGGGATGAACCAGACGGCCTTGCAGATGTGATCGCGGAGGCGGAGCGGGAGATTGCGGCGGCGTTGTATGACGGGCCCGAGCCTGCCGTCGTGGCGGACGACGCTGAACCCCGCCCGTCTGAAAAGCGTGATCGCCGGAAAACAACCGGCACGGCGCAACGGCAGGCCGTGCTCAAGGGGCTGACCGCCGAAATCACCGAAGCGATTGAGGTTGCGAAGGCTGTGGAGATACGTCCGGCGTTGCCGGGTAGTGCGGATCGCCTGTGCGGGCTGCTCGGGCTACAGGCAGCCGGTTCAGGACATGGTTTGGGTTTTACGGACCCGACCGGCGGGTTCTGCGCTGGCGGAGAGGCGATGCCTTCGGATGGGTTAAGCAGTTTCGCGGCTGCTGCGGCACGACCGCAAGGCATGCGCGAGGTGAAGCGTATATCGCCCAATCTGGCTGCCGCTGCGCCTTCTGCTGTTCGCAGACCGCCAGTGAAACCGGGCGTGTCCGACCGTCGGCGGGTCAGCAAAGGAAACGCGACCGACAATCGGAATACACATCGCCGGACCGCAAGAATCGCGCCGCCGGAAACCGTCGAACGCATCCCTGCCCATGCACGCTATATCCAGATCGGGCGTTTCGAGGCGGCAGGGGTCAGGATTGCCGCGAATGCCCTGATGAAACTCGGCTACCCGGTCGTGCGGCAGCGGATCGATGACCCGGAGGAGAAACGCGCCGTCATGGCCGGTCCGTTCCAATCGCGGGAGAGGCTGATCGCGGCGCTCAACAGGCTCAGGCGGGCTGGCTATCGAAATGCCGTGGCGCGGTAA
- the upp gene encoding uracil phosphoribosyltransferase: MSDQHLTVVQHPLVQHKLTLMRDKATSTAGFRQLLREISLLLAYEVTRELPLATRRIETPLQPMDAPMLEGKKLALVSILRAGNGLLDGILELIPSARVGFVGLYRDPETLQPVQYYSKLPAGLDERLTIVVDPMLATGNSSAAAIDLIKQAGATDIRFLCLLAAPEGVARMKDAHPDVAIVTAALDERLDDHGYIVPGLGDAGDRMFGTK; this comes from the coding sequence ATGTCCGACCAGCATCTGACCGTTGTTCAGCATCCTCTGGTGCAGCACAAGCTGACCCTGATGCGCGACAAGGCGACCTCCACGGCCGGGTTCCGGCAGCTTCTGCGCGAGATCAGCCTGCTGCTGGCCTATGAGGTGACGCGCGAGCTTCCGCTTGCGACCCGGCGGATCGAGACGCCGTTGCAGCCGATGGACGCGCCGATGCTGGAGGGCAAAAAACTTGCGCTTGTCTCTATCCTGCGGGCGGGGAACGGGTTGCTGGACGGGATCCTCGAACTGATCCCCTCTGCGCGGGTTGGGTTTGTCGGGCTTTATCGCGACCCCGAAACGCTACAGCCGGTGCAGTATTATTCGAAATTGCCCGCCGGTCTGGATGAGCGGCTGACCATCGTGGTCGACCCGATGCTGGCCACGGGCAATTCGTCGGCAGCCGCGATTGACCTCATTAAACAGGCGGGCGCGACCGACATCCGCTTTCTGTGCCTGTTGGCCGCGCCGGAGGGGGTGGCGCGGATGAAGGATGCGCATCCCGACGTGGCGATTGTCACGGCGGCGCTGGACGAACGGCTGGACGATCACGGCTATATCGTTCCCGGTCTGGGTGATGCGGGTGACCGGATGTTCGGCACCAAGTGA
- a CDS encoding adenosine deaminase: MKDIKKIELHLHLEGAAPPGFIRGLAAEKQTDLAQIFDERGNYRYRDFADFLRVYEAATSVITSPQDYARLLREVLQNCGEQGAVYAELFVSPEFCGGGDLIAWRDYLGALEEVATEMRAQGIDSRAILTAIRHFGPERARKSAICAAETGSEDGTAWVAGFGMGGAETVGNASDFAWSFDCAREAGLGLTCHAGEWAGPQSIRNVLDLGVSRIGHGVHVVQDAELMRDLAERGIVLEVCPGSNIALGIYPDWQDHPIARLADAGVRVTVSTDDPPFFHTTLSHEYERLHDAFGWGEAEFAELNRTAAEAAFCDRETRTRLGKLFDQP; this comes from the coding sequence ATGAAAGATATAAAGAAAATCGAACTCCACCTGCATCTGGAAGGCGCCGCCCCGCCCGGTTTCATTCGCGGGCTGGCGGCGGAGAAGCAGACCGATCTGGCGCAGATTTTCGATGAACGCGGGAACTACCGCTATCGCGACTTCGCCGATTTCCTGCGTGTCTATGAGGCTGCGACATCCGTTATCACCTCGCCGCAGGACTATGCGCGACTGCTGCGTGAGGTCTTGCAGAATTGCGGCGAGCAGGGTGCAGTTTATGCCGAGCTGTTCGTGTCGCCCGAATTTTGCGGCGGCGGCGATCTGATTGCATGGCGCGATTACCTCGGCGCGCTGGAGGAGGTCGCGACGGAGATGCGCGCGCAAGGTATCGACAGCCGTGCCATTCTGACCGCGATCCGCCATTTCGGTCCCGAACGCGCCCGGAAATCCGCAATCTGCGCGGCGGAGACCGGCAGCGAGGACGGGACCGCCTGGGTGGCCGGCTTCGGCATGGGCGGCGCGGAAACCGTAGGGAACGCAAGCGATTTCGCGTGGAGCTTCGATTGCGCGCGCGAGGCTGGGCTTGGCCTGACCTGTCACGCGGGCGAATGGGCTGGCCCGCAATCGATTCGCAATGTGCTGGACCTCGGCGTCAGCCGCATCGGTCACGGTGTCCATGTGGTTCAGGATGCCGAACTGATGCGCGATCTGGCCGAACGAGGCATCGTGCTTGAGGTCTGTCCCGGCTCCAATATCGCGCTTGGGATCTATCCCGACTGGCAGGATCACCCGATTGCGAGGCTCGCGGATGCGGGGGTCCGGGTCACGGTTTCTACCGACGATCCGCCCTTCTTCCACACCACGCTGAGCCATGAATATGAACGCCTGCATGACGCATTCGGCTGGGGCGAGGCGGAGTTTGCGGAACTGAACCGAACCGCCGCCGAAGCTGCCTTCTGCGACCGGGAGACGCGCACGCGTCTCGGCAAGCTGTTCGACCAGCCATAG
- a CDS encoding phosphopentomutase, with amino-acid sequence MSRAFLVVMDSVGIGGAPDADRFYNDGRPDTGANTVLHMAEAGRLDLPNLDRLGLGAALRLASGLDAPGLGATPEGLWGAATEISPGKDTPSGHWEIAGVPVPWDWHYFPDTQPSFPPDVTARVCELAGTDGILGDKHASGTVIMDELGEAHLQTGWPICYTSADSVFQIAAHEDAFGLDRLLKLCEDLAPMLHQMKVGRVIARPFVGQPGSFQRTANRRDFAVPPPSDTILDIAMRAGRATHAIGKIGDIFSHRGISALHKGTSDAALAEHLLRLLDEAEPGSLTFANFVEFDSLYGHRRDIAGYAAHLEWFDGIVGQALQKLRPGDLILFTADHGNDPSWTGTDHTRERVPVLGAGPGARAVGQVGFSDIGASVMAHLGLALPGHGKSFL; translated from the coding sequence ATGAGCAGGGCGTTTCTGGTGGTCATGGACTCGGTCGGTATCGGCGGCGCGCCGGATGCCGACCGCTTCTACAACGATGGCCGTCCCGATACCGGGGCGAATACCGTTCTGCACATGGCCGAGGCCGGGCGGCTGGACCTGCCCAATCTCGACCGTCTCGGGCTGGGTGCCGCGCTGCGCCTTGCCTCCGGGCTGGATGCGCCAGGACTGGGGGCCACGCCCGAAGGGCTGTGGGGGGCTGCGACGGAGATTTCGCCGGGCAAGGACACGCCGTCAGGCCATTGGGAAATCGCCGGGGTGCCGGTGCCGTGGGACTGGCATTATTTTCCCGATACCCAGCCGAGCTTTCCGCCGGATGTCACGGCAAGAGTGTGCGAACTGGCGGGCACGGACGGTATTCTGGGCGACAAGCACGCCTCCGGCACCGTCATCATGGACGAGCTGGGCGAGGCGCATCTGCAAACTGGCTGGCCGATCTGCTACACCTCTGCCGACAGCGTGTTCCAGATCGCTGCGCATGAGGACGCCTTTGGCCTCGACCGGCTTCTGAAGCTCTGCGAAGATCTCGCCCCAATGCTGCACCAAATGAAAGTGGGCCGGGTCATTGCGAGGCCGTTCGTAGGCCAACCCGGCAGCTTTCAGCGAACCGCGAACCGGCGTGATTTCGCGGTGCCGCCGCCCTCGGACACGATCCTCGACATTGCGATGCGGGCCGGGCGGGCCACCCATGCCATCGGGAAAATCGGGGATATTTTCAGCCATCGGGGCATCAGCGCATTGCACAAGGGGACATCCGACGCCGCACTTGCCGAACACCTGCTGCGCCTGCTGGACGAGGCCGAGCCGGGCAGCCTGACCTTCGCCAATTTCGTGGAGTTTGACAGCCTGTATGGTCATCGCCGCGACATTGCCGGATATGCCGCCCATCTGGAGTGGTTTGACGGGATCGTCGGGCAGGCGCTGCAAAAGCTGCGTCCCGGCGATCTGATCCTGTTCACCGCCGATCATGGCAACGATCCGTCATGGACCGGCACCGATCACACGCGGGAGAGGGTGCCGGTTCTGGGCGCTGGTCCGGGTGCGCGCGCCGTGGGGCAGGTGGGGTTTTCGGATATTGGGGCCAGTGTGATGGCGCATCTCGGGCTGGCGCTGCCGGGGCACGGGAAGAGCTTTCTCTGA
- a CDS encoding thymidine phosphorylase, whose translation MTSRAADAGQGRVDPRPVIARLREGNGLDQDGARVIAQGLADGSVSDAQAAAFAMAVLLRGLSAEGRTALTAAMRDSGDVLHWDLPGPVVDKHSTGGIGDTVSLVLAPVLAACGAYVPMISGRGLGHTGGTLDKLEAIPGFNCDLSEAAFRRQVREIGCAIVSATADLAPADRRLYAIRDEAACVPSVDLITASILSKKLAAGLDALVMDVKSGSGAFLGSAEEVQDLARSLVATANAAGCRTSAMISDMDQPLARAAGNGLEVREAIAALRGAPSALRDLSLSLAAEVLALVGEEQPLTKVTAALESGHAAEVFARMVAAQGGPADVLDNPDQHLPTAPVIRPIPVPEGYVAQIDAAALGQAVIALGGGRVRAGDAIDHRVGLSGLRRLGEPTEGQIGLVHARTEADADGAIAAVLAAYRITEQPVDPGPLIRDHIKAPAKQGADKIEAGE comes from the coding sequence GTGACCTCCCGCGCCGCCGATGCGGGGCAGGGGCGGGTCGATCCACGCCCCGTCATCGCGCGGCTGCGTGAGGGGAACGGGTTGGATCAGGACGGGGCCCGGGTGATCGCACAGGGGCTGGCGGATGGTTCCGTCTCCGACGCGCAGGCTGCAGCGTTTGCGATGGCGGTGCTGCTGCGGGGGCTGAGCGCCGAGGGCAGGACCGCGCTGACCGCCGCGATGCGCGATTCCGGCGATGTGCTGCACTGGGATCTGCCCGGCCCTGTGGTCGACAAGCATTCGACCGGGGGGATTGGCGATACGGTGTCGCTCGTCCTCGCACCGGTGTTGGCGGCATGCGGGGCCTACGTGCCAATGATCTCTGGCCGGGGGCTTGGCCATACGGGCGGCACGCTGGACAAGCTGGAGGCGATCCCCGGTTTCAACTGCGATCTGTCGGAGGCGGCATTCCGCCGTCAGGTGCGGGAAATCGGCTGTGCCATCGTCTCGGCGACGGCGGATCTGGCACCCGCCGACCGCAGGCTTTATGCGATACGGGACGAGGCGGCCTGCGTCCCTTCGGTCGATCTGATTACCGCGTCGATCCTGTCGAAGAAGCTGGCGGCAGGGCTGGATGCGCTGGTGATGGATGTGAAATCCGGCTCGGGCGCGTTTCTGGGTTCGGCGGAGGAGGTGCAGGATCTGGCCCGCTCGCTGGTGGCGACGGCAAACGCCGCCGGGTGCCGGACTTCCGCGATGATTTCCGACATGGACCAGCCGCTCGCCCGCGCCGCCGGAAACGGGCTGGAGGTGCGGGAGGCGATTGCGGCGTTACGCGGCGCGCCCTCGGCCCTGCGTGACCTGTCATTGTCGCTGGCGGCGGAGGTGCTGGCACTGGTCGGTGAGGAACAACCGCTGACCAAGGTGACGGCGGCACTTGAGTCGGGTCACGCGGCGGAGGTTTTCGCGCGGATGGTCGCAGCCCAGGGCGGCCCTGCCGATGTTCTGGACAACCCCGACCAGCATCTTCCTACAGCCCCGGTGATCCGACCGATCCCGGTGCCGGAGGGGTATGTGGCGCAAATAGATGCTGCGGCCCTCGGTCAGGCGGTGATCGCTCTCGGCGGCGGACGGGTTCGCGCGGGCGATGCCATTGACCACCGGGTCGGCCTGTCGGGGTTGCGGCGTCTGGGCGAACCGACGGAGGGGCAGATCGGTCTGGTCCATGCCCGCACAGAAGCGGATGCGGATGGCGCGATTGCCGCCGTGCTGGCTGCGTACCGCATTACTGAGCAGCCAGTTGATCCCGGCCCGCTGATACGCGATCACATAAAGGCTCCGGCGAAACAGGGGGCTGATAAAATCGAGGCGGGCGAATGA